AAAGATGATCAGGGTCAAGCAGGAAAGGAAGGATGATTTCACTGAAGATGAATATTTTAGCATCTTGCAAGATTTGCAGCAAAAATACTGTCCTTCTATGTCAGAAAGTTGGCAGGAATGCAATCAGGATGGCGACAGGAATAATGCAGagcagagagttaaaaaggAGGATCTTGTCCTAGATGACAACATTAttaatgacaatgatgacaACAATAACAGCCATGGTTACAGGAGCAACAGCGACTGCAAGAAtaatataaacaacaacaattgcTGCTGCTGCATCAGAAACAACATCATTATGGGAACTGACAATAGTAAGAACAGCAACAGGAATAACAATGACTACTACAACAACAATAAGATCAGTCTTACCTTCCACGATAACAACCTGCCATCAACAAACAACAAGGTGAATACCAGCATTGCCaaggacaacaacaacaacaacaacaacaacaacaactttaTTATAAGGGATAGTGGCATTGTCAGAAATCACAGTAGCCACCACAACACCAAAAACAACGGTGATAATAACACCACAATTGTTACTGGCATTAACAGCAGCATCACCATTAACAACATTAGAATGCCAACTTCAAAAGACAGTAATCATCGAGACCACAAAGACTACCCATTCGAGTGTACATTCTGCCTTAAGAGATTTCGCAAGGCTGTACATCTCAAGGCTCACTTGGAGATTCACTCGTACGACAAACCATATAAATGCAGACACTGTGGCAAGGGTTTTCGCCAATCAAGTTATCTCTCAGCACATAAACGGACACATTTGGATAAAAAGCCATTCAAGTGTGATGAATGTGGTAAAATGTTTGGCAAGAGAACCCATTTGAAGCATCACCAGTTTATTCATTTGGGTGAGAAGCCATATAAATGCTCTAAATG
The DNA window shown above is from Nematostella vectensis chromosome 15, jaNemVect1.1, whole genome shotgun sequence and carries:
- the LOC5500369 gene encoding zinc finger protein 391, whose product is MSTGDVVLKMIRVKQERKDDFTEDEYFSILQDLQQKYCPSMSESWQECNQDGDRNNAEQRVKKEDLVLDDNIINDNDDNNNSHGYRSNSDCKNNINNNNCCCCIRNNIIMGTDNSKNSNRNNNDYYNNNKISLTFHDNNLPSTNNKVNTSIAKDNNNNNNNNNNFIIRDSGIVRNHSSHHNTKNNGDNNTTIVTGINSSITINNIRMPTSKDSNHRDHKDYPFECTFCLKRFRKAVHLKAHLEIHSYDKPYKCRHCGKGFRQSSYLSAHKRTHLDKKPFKCDECGKMFGKRTHLKHHQFIHLGEKPYKCSKCDSCFRQVGHLNDHLRTHRPKQLKSGTKAEVKIQNFICVNCKKQFTLKSTLVRHMKTHTGAEKPFKCAYCGKGFWRSFDMKDHHRRIHSKGIPL